One genomic segment of Drosophila melanogaster chromosome 3R includes these proteins:
- the CG16904 gene encoding uncharacterized protein, which produces MFEVFDKPFADPVQLPLAGSIRTSVIIITVYLLFVLKLGRKLMDKHEALQLRGVLKFYNIGQVLFNSVIFVWGIHLLFVQKPYNLSCMQVLPQDHELKSTERTLSYMYHLNKVLDLMDTIFFVLRKKQRQITFLHVFHHVFMVFTSHMLIRFYGFGGHVFLICMFNVLVHIVMYGYYYASSQSQNVQESLWWKKYLTLGQLVQFLLMFLHCMYTYFQPNCSASRGVIYVISSASAFMFLMFTKFYIKTYIRPKEVKSKGKVN; this is translated from the exons ATGTTCGAGGTGTTCGATAAGCCCTTCGCCGATCCTGTCCAGCTGCCGCTGGCGGGCAGTATCCGCACCTCGGTGATCATCATCACGGTGTATCTATTGTTTGTGCTCAAGCTGGGCAGGAAGCTGATGGACAAGCATGAGGCACTCCAGCTGCGAGGTGTGCTCAAGTTCTACAACATCGGACAAGTCCTGTTCAATTCGGTGATTTTTGTGTGG GGCATCCATCTGTTATTCGTGCAGAAGCCGTACAACCTGAGCTGCATGCAAGTCCTGCCGCAGGATCATGAGCTAAAGTCCACGGAAAGGACACTGTCGTACATGTACCATCTGAACAAGGTGCTCGACCTGATGGACACCATATTCTTTGTGCTGCGCAAGAAGCAGCGCCAGATCACGTTCCTCCATGTGTTCCATCACGTCTTCATGGTCTTCACCTCGCACATGCTGATCCGATTCTACGGTTTTGGTGGCCATGTCTTCCTGATCTGCATGTTCAATGTTCTGGTGCACATCGTCATGTACGGCTACTACTACGCCTCGTCGCAGAGCCAGAATGTGCAGGAGAGCCTCTGGTGGAAGAAGTACCTTACCCTGGGCCAGCTGGTGCAGTTCCTCCTGATGTTCCTGCACTGCATGTACACCTATTTCCAGCCAAACTGCTCGGCGTCGCGGGGTGTCATCTATGTCATAAGTTCGGCCAGCGCCTTCATGTTTCTGATGTTCACCAAGTTCTACATAAAGACCTACATTCGGCCGAAAGAGGTCAAGTCCAAGGGCAAGGTCAACTGA
- the CG9459 gene encoding uncharacterized protein, whose protein sequence is MFAHMLDFLNRSPPDPVRLPLTSSHWPVLTILGIYLVFIKIVGPWFMQNQKPYNLDRAIKIYNIVQIAYNVILLIFSVHFMLGPGNYNFSCISNLPLDHEYKNWERWLSYSYFFNKLMDLLETVFFIFRKKYRQISFLHVFHHVYMVYIGFLYMYYYGYGGHGFFLITFNVVVHTMMYTYYYQSSLNRNSGGDLWWKKYITVVQLVQFVIIFSHSVYILRQTDCQTSRLSATWGSLISVVFIILFSNFYVRTYILPKKTKSAVGR, encoded by the exons ATGTTTGCCCATATGCTGGACTTCCTGAATCGATCGCCACCGGATCCTGTGCGTCTTCCGTTGACCAGCAGCCACTGGCCGGTGTTGACCATCCTTGGAATCTATCTAGTCTTCATAAAAATAGTGGGTCCTTGGTTTATGCAGAATCAAAAGCCCTACAATCTGGATAGAGCTATCAAGATCTACAACATCGTGCAAATCGCATACAATGtcattttgttaatattt AGTGTGCACTTCATGCTTGGTCCTGGCAACTATAACTTCAGTTGCATATCCAATCTGCCGTTGGATCATGAGTACAAGAACTGGGAGCGTTGGCTCAGTTACTCCTACTTCTTCAACAAGCTCATGGATCTGCTGGAGACTGTGTTCTTTATATTCAGAAAGAAGTATCGCCAGATATCGTTCCTGCACGTTTTCCACCACGTATACATGGTGTACATAGGCTTCTTGTACATGTATTATTATGGATACGGCGGCCATGGATTCTTCTTGATCACCTTCAACGTGGTGGTGCACACCATGATGTACACCTACTACTACCAGTCGTCCCTCAATCGGAACTCGGGTGGCGATCTCTGGTGGAAGAAATACATCACAGTCGTTCAGCTTGTCCAATTTGTTATTATATTCTCGCACAGCGTCTATATCCTCCGGCAAACTGATTGTCAAACATCACGATTATCGGCAACTTGGGGCTCACTGATATCTGTAGTATTTATAATTCTATTTAGTAACTTCTACGTTCGCACCTACATTCTTCCCAAGAAAACGAAATCGGCGGTGGGCCGATGA
- the CG9458 gene encoding uncharacterized protein: protein MLGDLVDFLGKSPPDPVRLPLLASHKPVLMVLATYLFFVKIAGPKIMRNRKPFDLRGLIKAYNIMQIVYNVIMCFFAVHFMLGPGDYNFKCIKNLPPDHEYKTWERWLTYSYFFNKLLDLLETVFFVLRKKDRQISFLHVFHHMYMLYFSFMYLYYYGYGGHGFFMCFFNVVVHIMMYSYYYQSSLNRDSKGDLWWKKYITIVQLIQFGIVLGHSIYTLKQPDCPSARFSATCAGSISVVFIILFSNFYFHAYIRPKKRKQKNI from the exons ATGTTGGGTGATCTAGTGGACTTTTTGGGCAAATCCCCACCCGATCCTGTGCGCCTGCCACTCCTGGCCAGCCACAAGCCCGTCCTGATGGTATTGGCCACCTACCTGTTCTTCGTAAAGATAGCGGGTCCAAAGATCATGCGGAATCGAAAGCCCTTTGACCTTCGCGGTCTGATAAAGGCGTACAACATCATGCAGATCGTGTACAATGTCATCATGTGCTTTTTT GCTGTCCACTTCATGCTGGGACCCGGAGACTATAACTTTAAGTGCATCAAGAACCTGCCGCCGGATCATGAGTACAAGACCTGGGAGCGCTGGCTTACGTACTCGTACTTCTTCAATAAGCTGCTCGATCTGCTGGAGACGGTCTTCTTTGTGCTGCGAAAGAAGGATCGCCAGATATCCTTTCTGCACGTCTTCCATCACATGTACATGCTGTACTTCAGCTTTATGTATCTGTACTACTACGGATACGGTGGTCATGGGTTCTTTATGTGCTTCTTCAACGTCGTCGTGCACATCATGATGTACAGCTACTACTATCAGTCGTCGCTCAATCGCGATTCGAAGGGCGATCTGTGGTGGAAGAAGTACATCACTATCGTTCAGCTCATCCAGTTTGGAATCGTTCTGGGGCATAGTATCTACACCCTAAAGCAACCGGACTGTCCATCAGCCCGGTTCTCGGCGACCTGTGCCGGCAGCATCTCCGTTGTGTTCATCATCTTATTTAGCAACTTCTATTTTCATGCCTATATTCGACCCAAGAAAAGGAAACAGAAAAACATCTAA
- the CG42857 gene encoding uncharacterized protein yields MPPFSTCSLCNVRTRKMAKDPVTLKLIYVCPICFKSTFQEKKQLIKAENLKKNGVAKQPKMKRITCQDKSERIAKKAVDQCVETEKKEKKMRPLKSYNPRAIDPPKVHRMPTITPLLMQTVIIKNRKYVAISETADNE; encoded by the exons ATGCCGCCTTTTTCCACCTGTTCTTTGTGCAACGTAAGAACCAGGAAGATGGCAAAGGATCCTGTGACCTTAAAGCTAATCTACGTGTGTCCA ATATGCTTTAAGAGCACGTTTCAGGAAAAAAAACAGCTAATTAAAGCTGAGAATCTTAAAAAGAACGGAGTTGCCAAACAGCCGAAAATGAAAAGGATCACGTGCCAGGATAAAAGCGAAAGGATAGCAAAGAAAGCAGTTGATCAATGTGTGGAAACTGAgaagaaggaaaagaaaatgcGCCCTCTCAAAAGCTACAATCCACGTGCAATTGATCCACCTAAGGTGCATCGTATGCCGACTATCACACCTTTACTCATGCAAACTGTGATAATTAAGAATCGGAAGTATGTGGCCATTAGTGAGACAGCCGACAACGAGTGA
- the CG34302 gene encoding uncharacterized protein, with product MDPLRRNPLLEITKCEMCSNLVYHFPTGLCARCLTLWAGKKPMDGLRLTVDQSKAFLVNIARCSDAQDKSHMDPTFQRVIAEVRLQRQQKLELFQKIRQQLQLSVLTGSFYDKNPKYEVNEDYWNIPDIVDADMLMFQKNIDLLADIPTISSEINDENKYNKRENRKRNL from the coding sequence ATGGATCCACTCCGCCGTAATCCTCTTTTGGAAATTACCAAATGTGAGATGTGCTCCAATTTGGTATACCATTTTCCGACTGGATTGTGTGCCCGCTGCTTAACTCTTTGGGCCGGAAAGAAACCAATGGACGGACTGAGACTGACCGTGGACCAATCGAAGGCTTTCCTTGTGAACATTGCTCGCTGTTCGGATGCCCAGGATAAGAGCCATATGGACCCCACCTTTCAACGCGTGATTGCCGAGGTGAGATTGCAGCGCCAACAGAAACTTGAGCTGTTCCAGAAGATTCGCCAGCAGTTACAGCTTTCCGTACTCACCGGTTCCTTCTATGACAAAAATCCAAAATACGAAGTCAATGAGGACTATTGGAATATACCGGATATCGTCGATGCAGACATGCTGATGTTTCAGAAAAATATTGACCTGCTTGCAGATATACCCACCATTTCGTCAGAGATCAAtgacgaaaataaatacaataagcgcgaaaatagaaaacgaaaTTTGTAG